From Hylaeus volcanicus isolate JK05 chromosome 2, UHH_iyHylVolc1.0_haploid, whole genome shotgun sequence, the proteins below share one genomic window:
- the LOC128872735 gene encoding hydroxyacylglutathione hydrolase, mitochondrial isoform X1 has product MLNGIFRASPWLENTLTFLYFKVKRISSSSIGATISTIVEQPNMKVQILPALQDNYMYLIIDEATQEAAIVDPVDPESVATAVKQNNINLTKVLTTHHHWDHAGGNAKLCKKFNNLEVYGGDDRIEALTHKVKHDDSFNIGGLKVKCLATPCHTIGHICYYITRDQDTPAVFTGDTLFAGGCGRFFEGTADQMYKALIQILGSLPNETKVYCGHEYTENNLKFGRYVEPENEAICQKIESVRSQREKRCPTVPSTIQDEKLTNPFMRVHEQSVMNHAKEKDPIQTMAFLRREKDNFKT; this is encoded by the exons ATGTTAAATGGAATATTTCGTGCGAGTCCTTGGCTTGAAAATACATtaacatttctatatttcaagG TGAAAAGGATCTCCTCAAGTAGTATTGGTGCAACAATTTCTACTATAGTAGAACAACCAAATATGAAGGTTCAAATATTACCTGCACTTCAAGATAACTATATGTATCTT atcATTGATGAAGCGACACAAGAAGCTGCTATTGTTGATCCTGTTGATCCTGAGAGCGTTGCCACTGCtgtcaaacaaaataatataaatttgacaaAGGTTTTAACTACCCATCATCATTGGGATCATGCTGGAGGGAACgcaaaattatgtaaaaaatttaacaatctGGAAGTATATGGAGGTGATGATAGAATAGAGGCACTTACACATAAAGTAAAACATGATGATAGCTTTAACATTGGAGGGCTGAAAGTTAAATGCCTTGCAACACCATGCCATACTATTGGAcacatttgttattatattacaagGGATCAAGATACGCCAGCAGTTTTTActg GAGACACACTCTTTGCTGGTGGCTGTGGTAGATTCTTTGAAGGTACTGCAGATCAAATGTACAAAGCACTCATACAAATTTTGGGATCATTGCCCAATGAGACT AAAGTATACTGTGGCCATGAGTATACAGagaacaatttgaaattcggACGATACGTAGAACCTGAAAATGAAGCTATTTGTCAAAAAATAGAATCTGTTCGTTCTCAACGTGAAAAACGGTGCCCTACTGTGCCTAGTACCATTCaagatgaaaaattaacgaatccGTTTATGCGAGTCCATGAACAATCTGTTATGAACCATGCTAAAGAAAAAGATCCAATCCAGACCATGGCATTCCTCAGAAGGGAGAAAGAcaatttcaaaacataa
- the LOC128872735 gene encoding hydroxyacylglutathione hydrolase, mitochondrial isoform X3, producing MKVQILPALQDNYMYLIIDEATQEAAIVDPVDPESVATAVKQNNINLTKVLTTHHHWDHAGGNAKLCKKFNNLEVYGGDDRIEALTHKVKHDDSFNIGGLKVKCLATPCHTIGHICYYITRDQDTPAVFTGDTLFAGGCGRFFEGTADQMYKALIQILGSLPNETKVYCGHEYTENNLKFGRYVEPENEAICQKIESVRSQREKRCPTVPSTIQDEKLTNPFMRVHEQSVMNHAKEKDPIQTMAFLRREKDNFKT from the exons ATGAAGGTTCAAATATTACCTGCACTTCAAGATAACTATATGTATCTT atcATTGATGAAGCGACACAAGAAGCTGCTATTGTTGATCCTGTTGATCCTGAGAGCGTTGCCACTGCtgtcaaacaaaataatataaatttgacaaAGGTTTTAACTACCCATCATCATTGGGATCATGCTGGAGGGAACgcaaaattatgtaaaaaatttaacaatctGGAAGTATATGGAGGTGATGATAGAATAGAGGCACTTACACATAAAGTAAAACATGATGATAGCTTTAACATTGGAGGGCTGAAAGTTAAATGCCTTGCAACACCATGCCATACTATTGGAcacatttgttattatattacaagGGATCAAGATACGCCAGCAGTTTTTActg GAGACACACTCTTTGCTGGTGGCTGTGGTAGATTCTTTGAAGGTACTGCAGATCAAATGTACAAAGCACTCATACAAATTTTGGGATCATTGCCCAATGAGACT AAAGTATACTGTGGCCATGAGTATACAGagaacaatttgaaattcggACGATACGTAGAACCTGAAAATGAAGCTATTTGTCAAAAAATAGAATCTGTTCGTTCTCAACGTGAAAAACGGTGCCCTACTGTGCCTAGTACCATTCaagatgaaaaattaacgaatccGTTTATGCGAGTCCATGAACAATCTGTTATGAACCATGCTAAAGAAAAAGATCCAATCCAGACCATGGCATTCCTCAGAAGGGAGAAAGAcaatttcaaaacataa
- the LOC128872735 gene encoding hydroxyacylglutathione hydrolase, mitochondrial isoform X2, whose protein sequence is MFRRIFGIVKRISSSSIGATISTIVEQPNMKVQILPALQDNYMYLIIDEATQEAAIVDPVDPESVATAVKQNNINLTKVLTTHHHWDHAGGNAKLCKKFNNLEVYGGDDRIEALTHKVKHDDSFNIGGLKVKCLATPCHTIGHICYYITRDQDTPAVFTGDTLFAGGCGRFFEGTADQMYKALIQILGSLPNETKVYCGHEYTENNLKFGRYVEPENEAICQKIESVRSQREKRCPTVPSTIQDEKLTNPFMRVHEQSVMNHAKEKDPIQTMAFLRREKDNFKT, encoded by the exons ATGTTTCGCCGGATCTTTGGAATTg TGAAAAGGATCTCCTCAAGTAGTATTGGTGCAACAATTTCTACTATAGTAGAACAACCAAATATGAAGGTTCAAATATTACCTGCACTTCAAGATAACTATATGTATCTT atcATTGATGAAGCGACACAAGAAGCTGCTATTGTTGATCCTGTTGATCCTGAGAGCGTTGCCACTGCtgtcaaacaaaataatataaatttgacaaAGGTTTTAACTACCCATCATCATTGGGATCATGCTGGAGGGAACgcaaaattatgtaaaaaatttaacaatctGGAAGTATATGGAGGTGATGATAGAATAGAGGCACTTACACATAAAGTAAAACATGATGATAGCTTTAACATTGGAGGGCTGAAAGTTAAATGCCTTGCAACACCATGCCATACTATTGGAcacatttgttattatattacaagGGATCAAGATACGCCAGCAGTTTTTActg GAGACACACTCTTTGCTGGTGGCTGTGGTAGATTCTTTGAAGGTACTGCAGATCAAATGTACAAAGCACTCATACAAATTTTGGGATCATTGCCCAATGAGACT AAAGTATACTGTGGCCATGAGTATACAGagaacaatttgaaattcggACGATACGTAGAACCTGAAAATGAAGCTATTTGTCAAAAAATAGAATCTGTTCGTTCTCAACGTGAAAAACGGTGCCCTACTGTGCCTAGTACCATTCaagatgaaaaattaacgaatccGTTTATGCGAGTCCATGAACAATCTGTTATGAACCATGCTAAAGAAAAAGATCCAATCCAGACCATGGCATTCCTCAGAAGGGAGAAAGAcaatttcaaaacataa
- the LOC128872739 gene encoding uncharacterized protein LOC128872739, with protein sequence MSDESEYEVELEEFDIYKQKYQLLLDRCEVLQQENERLIYRIQRVRKLLKRTRKEKKFLIDRLDQHGDRWREAPMGVLEENNVFQATSKQEKAAKATAHNSKDERTKKGTKRKGAKTDPNAPKRPANPFFQFCQEQRPRVMERLAGEPEPSKQELTRQLATTWKSLSSEDKKVYYDMYERSKEKYVAEMQIYNKKSEDAPNQMSLNIT encoded by the exons atgtcaGACGAATCAGAATACGAAGTAGAACTAGAAGAGttcgatatttataaacaGAAGTATCAACTGCTACTAGATAGATGTGAAGTCTTACAACAg GAAAATGAAAGACTGATTTACCGAATTCAGAGAGTAAGGAAACTTCTCAAGCGTacaaggaaggaaaaaaa atttttaattgatcGTTTGGATCAACATGGTGATCGGTGGCGAGAAGCACCTATGGGTGttcttgaagaaaataatgtatttcaaGCAACATCTAAACAAGAAAAAGCTGCAAAGGCCACTGCTCACAATTCTAAAGATGAAAGAacgaaaaaaggaacaaaaaggAAAGGTGCAAAGACGGATCCTAACGCGCCAAAAAGACCAGCAAatccattttttcaattctgtCAAGAACAACGACCTCGTGTTATGGAACGGTTAGCTGGAGAACCAGAACCAAGCAAACAAGAACTCACTAGACAACTTGCAACCACTTGGAAATCTCTTAGTTCCGAAGACAAGaaa GTATATTATGATATGTATGAACGATCTAAAGAGAAATACGTTGCTGAAATGCAAATCTATAACAAAAAGTCAGAAGATGCACCAAATCAAATGTCTTTAAATATAACGTAG